The Trichosurus vulpecula isolate mTriVul1 chromosome 9, mTriVul1.pri, whole genome shotgun sequence region ATTTGACCACTCCCTAGTGTTTAGCGGACTGTCTCTCACGTTTGCAGGTATGCATTTCTTGCTGTCCAGTGTACTTCCCCAACTGACTTTGGCAGAATTGGCCACCAGATCCATGAATCCATTTCCTGCTCATCGAAAGTTCCTCCCTGGAAACAAGCCACTCACACACTGTGGCTTAGGTAGATGGGGCTTTTTGggatctcagtttctcatctgtaaaaatacaGAGGTTGGGTTGATTGGTTGGTAAGGTCCTTGCCAGCTCTAGTATTCCAAGTGACCTAAGTTTCTACCAAGGGGCATTgcctagagggaaaaaaaaacccattattttcataggaaaaatattttgctctttctttcaaAAATGAAAGTAGGCATATGTAGTGCTGGGGAAGCATGTGTACTCACGTAGTTCCTTCCCACATCAATGGATTTTATGTTTCAGAGTAAATACTGTAGTACAGTAGAAGCCGGTTTATCTGGAGTTCTGTCAGTTAGCATACCATTCACAGGCACTTGGGCACATCTGCTCGATAGTGATCATTGATGCTTATGATGAGACCCCTCAGGCAACGTAGAGCCATCCTGTCATGCCTTCTGAAccatcaaagaaagattaaattatatCCATATTTTCAAtgttaaatgcattttttttgttttttttttttactgttcagATTCTTTGAAAGCGTCCATATAATGGGCTATGTTAACCCTTATAGCCAGAGCATTTGATTAGTTGGAAGTCTCCACTCCCAACCATAGGCCTATACAATTTACAGTCCAATTGGACAAGGAAAGTGAGATCcaggaagaagtgacttgcccaaagctacaAAAGTGGAGCCAAGATCTAAACCCAGAACCTCTGTACTTGGGTCCAGTGCTTGTTGTAAAAAAACATCTTGACTCCGCTGGGTAGAAGCCTAAAGTACTGTTGAACTGTCTCTCAGGATTTATAGTGTAAGACTCACCAGCCTCCCTCCCTCACGCCCCCCCAATTTCCTAGTCCAATTccagaaaataaagggaaaacaacataaaCAGCGATGGTATGTCTGTGTGTCACTGTGAGAGAATGTAGGGTTTACTGGCCAGAAGATTACATACCGCTGCTGAAAACCAGGAAATGGATAGATTCAGCCCATGTGGGTAATTCCCACTCAGGCCCTACTAGTTTATTTACAAAGAGATCTTAGCACATggaaatgctatttaaaaaaaaaaaactgaacagaaTAATGTTAAGGTAACAGTAGCCAGCATTTCTGTAGCATCTCGAGTTCTGCACAgatacttcacacacacacacacacacacactctctctctctctctctctctctttctctctctctctctctctctctctctctctctctctctctctcctctctctctctctctctcgacagcagccctgggaggatagctattatcattcccattctacagatgaggaaacaaacttaGACATAAAGCTAAtcagtgtccgaggcaggattctTTCAAGTCCCACATGCCTTCTAGCTCCTCTACTTTCCATGGGGAAAAACTGCCTTTGGGCAGCTTTcctctgggaggaaaaaaagaataacccAAATCCTACCTATTGTTCAAGGCCCAGCTTAAGTCATACTTAGTCCATGAAGCCTCCCCTGACTATTCTGTTCCTTATGGCTCTTCTGTACCCCCATAGCCCCTTGCATCGAGCTCTTAGGCCTTGGCTCTAAATTAGGTAAGGCCCCCCTGGTTGTTCACTTATTTATTATGCTGGTCCTGACTGATCACCAATGTAGAACTCAAATTGAAACAGGGACTGCTAACCATAATATATAATAACCACTAACCATAATAGGATTCTGGCAGCTCCATTGACTTAGGAAACCTCAttaaacattatctatgttctattatatttttttgtcaaatatttccaaGTTACACGAAGCCTGTGCTCTACGTTTGATAGTTCTGTGTTAGATTATAAGCTGCTTAAGGGAAAAACAACTGTCTTCAGTATCCCCACATTCACTCCCTTCTTGTCTGAATTCCTGGAGTGGTTATGGTCCATACTGTCTAATTCAGCActtaatcatctttttaaaaaaaattttgtgtaTTAATCTTCCTAATTAGATGATAAAATCTTTCAGGCATCTGTTTTATACTAATTCTGTCTCCCCAGAGAGCCTTCACACAGCTTTGGGCCTAGACAGTGACAGTAAATGTTTGTGATTGACTTACTTGAAAAACAAGAGAGGCCCAAACATTCAGCCTCCAAAAGGAAGGGAATATAGCCTGCTGAGTACTGGGCTAAGCCCTTCAAGGCAGGCACTttgttatgctcattttacagatgaggaaactgaggtaagcagagttcatgtgacttgcccagggtcacacagctggtaagtgtgtgaggctgcatttgaactcacgccttcctgattctaggcccagtctTCTGtcctctgtgtcacctagctgcggaatgaagcattcttttttttttccctaacccAGCCAGTGTAGGAATGTTTTGCtagattatgcatatttgttataatggtttgttttccatttattctttcccagtttttttcattgaaaaaaattttaaaatagaaatgtaaataagACATTGTAGAGAGATTTCCATAAAAATTATTAAGCCAACAAAAAAGTCAAGGTTTTGAATAAGATAGATTAACTCAGTTGCTCCTTCAGAGTCTATCAacaaaagactagaaaggtgatATTGTGCAAATGTGTGAATGGTTCCTTTCATTATCGAAAACTTTTGTTAAGTGCCAAGCGTTGACCTTCACTTATCTATGTTTCCTTACCAGAAGCAAGAATGGAGATTGCCGAAAAGAACACCGAGAAAGAAGCCGCAGCCCCATTGAACGTGCTGTGGCTCCCACCATGAGTCTGCATGGCAATCACGTGTATGCCTCCATCCCCAGCATCACCATGGAGCAACCCCTTGCACTGACCAAAAACAGCATGGATGCCAACAGGACAGTTGGCATCTCCCCAACATTGACCTCTGTGGAACGGCAGCAGGTATGTTACTTAGGATAggtttaaaaacactattctgggaaggggtccagaggcttcTCCAGATACCCAAACAGGTCTAGGACACACACAAAGTTAGGAACTCCGTGAGTAGTAAAATTTATGGTGCCTTCCAACTCCTGGGATCAGGGCTTTGCTTTCTGTTTGGGATGACATACCAGGAGCTGGAGTACGGATCAGGCAAAGAGGATGGTGGCAATAAGTGTTAGATGCTTAAATGGTCGGGGCTTGATTAGAAAGACATAAAATTAAGATCATCAGCTCAGAACATCGGAAATGGGATGGCCAGAAGCCCTGCTGTATGGGCTTAGCCACTTGAGCAGTTTTTCTTAACTTCTTTGAggtctcaagtttcctcatttgtacagtgATGGGATTACACCAAGTAACCTCTTTTGGTTCTGAAAGTCTGGTTCATTTTGCATCTCTTGAGATGGAagcaggagaggaggagggaagcttTCAGGAAACCATCCTTCAGAGGATGTTGTGAGTGGTAGAGAGGCCCATTAGCCTCAGGAAGCATTGTCCATTCTCTGGTTTTTGTGGCCAAAGAAGAGCCTGATGCAGTGTTCATGAGGGCACTGTGGCAGATACGGAGAGAGACAAGAGGCAGTCCTTTTCATTAAGAAGCTTATGTGGAGTGTCTTTCCCTGTCCTGGGtcaccaatcaacaagcatttattaaaaaccttcCAAGATCAGGTCACAGGCACTGGGTAAAGCCATCTGCCCCTGCTTCAGGTAGGAGACTGTAGCCAAGGGTGTAGAGTTGACGTGTGCTCAGAATTTTGTTGcagtgtttctgtttcttttttactttttaaagaattaaatattCCAACCAGCCTATAAATGCTCCCCACTTGGACAAGCTTTGACTGTCTTAATGCTATAACCAGTTGATTAGTGGCACAGGCTGCTGTCTTTACGTAGTCAACTTTTCCTTCCCACTCAATTGTTGATTCATTGACAACTGAGAAGGAAAAGTCTGGCTTTTCATTTTGTCCCTGGTATCATGTGATAGTGGAGCTGCCAGCCCTGACCCAATCATACCCTTCTCCTCTAGGTGTTCTCTAATCTGCAGCCCCTTCATGTTCATCTGTTTCCAGTGGTTTGTCCTGATTTCATTTGTTTGCTTAAGTATTTCCTATGGCTGTTTGGCTGCAGTTTAGCAAGAAGTAATGTAGGCATGGGGAAGCTACAAGAGAGGAGGAGTTTTGTGGCCAGGATTTCAGCCACCCATCAGCGGATCAAGGGGCACAGGGAGGCAGTGCTGAAGCCCAAAGGGGGTGACAACAAACCCCTCCCTCTACAGCATGGGAAATGGGCCTGATTAAGCCAAGTGGGATAGGCAAGGTGCTGAAAGGTTGAAGTGGATTATGGAAGGGGACACAGGACTCTCACCTTCTTATGAGTAGTAGTTATGTGGGAGCATATGCCGAACCCAGCAAAATGTGCCAAGAATCCCGGGGGGGGGGCTTTGAAGGCACCATGAATGACGATGAGGCTGAATAAAATCCAGGTTTTAGAAACATGAGGAAGAAGTGACAGCAGGAGATGCCATTCCTTGCTGGTTTTTAAGGCCACTTGGATTAGAAATCCATGCAGAGAAGCTGTCTGGGGTGGAAATAACATTGGgacccatgtgaccttaggccgTTGACTTGATCTGTCTGGGCTTCcatctccttatttgtaaaaggaggttGGATGAGATAATCATAGATCGTAGGATCCTTAGAACTGTAAGGTACCTTAGAGATTTATTTTCAGGTCTGATCTCATTTCCCctactctccccactcccctcatcTGATTTCTGACATTTTAGGATTTGAAATGAGGCACGTTTTCAGTGGGAGTGGGAGTGTGAACTGTGTGTGCGAGTATTTGCACGTCTGTGCTAAGGTTCTCTAactcttttcttcccctgccAAACCAAGAGAACGTCATAGGCTTGGAAGGTCACTGGAGAGCGTTGCTAGGCTGTGCCCCACAGAGAGAAGTCTGGAGAATGCCATTGGAAAGGGAGTCAGGTTATTCTCAGCCCTCTAGGCTTTGCTTTAGAGGAGACGATTTCATAAGCAAGAACATGAACGATTCCGATGGTAAATGACGCTCTAACCAAGCACAGAGTCTGCTCAGACCTTGACCAGGGGCCAGCCACTGGCAGCAGAAtggtctctttccctttctggccAAGGCCCCATTTTGAATTCTACAAAGTATCAGTCTCTTCTGAGCCCCCTAACGAACAGATTGGAGCGTAGAGAAGAGTTCTGTCTGGCCCATGAACATTTCAGATTCTCTCCCGCCATCATGGGATTTGTGCTGACCCATCTGTACTCGctcctttctctgccttctttttcGTGGAGCCTTGGGTAAGCAACTGGATcttgttttttctcctttaaaatgaagtagttggagtagatgatcccAAGGCCCTTCTGCTTTTAAAGCTGTGACCTTCATGAACATGCCTAATGTACCATAACTGTGCAAACACCTACTGTCTACGTAAGTCACACCTACTGTATAGATGAGTGCCCAGTAGCTCGGAATGACTGATATCATGTGAGTTAGGTGGCATCTATGTAAGAGTATGGGTGCATGCATGTGTAGGcagtgtgtgcacatacacacattcacctTTGACAAGTGCTCTGTATTTCAACAGTCAGCTGAGAGTGAATCTCTGTGTATCCAAACTCCATTCCAGGTTCACTCCAGTTTTTATGGGGGAGACACCGGTGAAACCAAGGGTCCATGCAGCAGAGATTCCTGTTTCAATGGCTTTTTGCCATGCCCCTACCCCCGCACAGAACCCCTCCCACAAAAGGCTCCCAGATACGGGGGAGAGGGCAGTGATAGTGAGAACAGGAGAAATTTTGACTTGGCCCGGCTACACTGATGGGGAGGAGAGATGGTCCAGAAGGGATTAATATTTTGTAGGATCCAAAACGGAGCAAAGTGAAAAAGCCAGAGCTGTTAAGAGCTGCCTCCTGGCCAGGTTCTGAGTGTGCTCCATACAATCACAGCCTCCTTCCTGAAGCACTCAGGTTCTTCTCTAAACCTGCCCAccccatgacttgttcagcctgAGGTTTCGGGGTCTGAGGTTTCGACTCGGGATAGAAAGctactttgttttttccccccaaaggtCTATTTTCACTCTTGGAAAAGAGATTGCTGTCTTTGGTTTTGTAAAGTGGTGGATGGGTCGCAGGAAAGGGAATGCTAACAGACAGTTCAACTTGAGAAACATTGATTAATAGATTACTATGTACAGTGCATTGGACTGGGAATAAAACGATGTAAATAAGAGATTTAAAACTAGTCCCTACCCTTCAGAAGCTATaatgacaatgatggtgatactagccagcatttatacagagctctgaggtttgcaaaatgctttacaaatattgtcttagtTTCTCCTCccaacacccctgggaggtaggtgcaagtataatctccatgttacagatgaggaaatggagacttacaaagatcaagtgacttactcagggtcacacagctcctaagtgtctaaggcaggatttgaactgaggtcttccttgaTGCCATGTGGACCctcctatccactgtgcttccttcttgcctttggCCAGACCTGAGAGCCAGAGCCAAACCAGCCATCTTCTATCCTAATTTCTTGTGAAGTACATCATGTGTCAGCTTGGATGGGAATCAGGTTCATTTCAGGTAGTTTCttttgagggggaggaggggagaacgAATGACTAGCTGCCAGCAGTTTAGCAGGTCAACTAAACTTTGGTCCTTTCTTGCCTTGTGTCCATAGAACCGCCCCTCAGTGATCACCTGTGCCTCTGCAAGCAATCGTAACTGCAATCTCTCTCACTGTCCCATTGCCCACAGTGGGTGCGTCTCATCTACGCCGGCAAACTACAGGCGGCCCCCAAGTAGTAAGTGAACTCTTGTCTTCCTCCCCCTTCACTTTCAAAGAAAAACAGATCGTGGGGAAACCCTGTTGGTTCAAAAAGTGCTGTTAACTTTGTTTATAAattgtaactcttaaaaaaagtttttaaaaatttgttagtCACCACTCCCTTTGCTGCGCAGACCAGGAATAATTTGAATAGATGACAAGAAACCTCCTTCATCTTTCATCACCACTGagtatttatttcatgtttttcatatttctattccaaaaaaaaattattgatattttgttttgacacaacAGACACTTCCCAACGAACCTTCCCACTCAGTACATCCTCTGAGACCCAGTGTGGAACACTGCCTAATCTGGGGGTTGGGACTGAGATTTGTCACTCGTCACGTCTATGGATTACCAACTTTTAATAGAAGGGCTATCTGTGTGCCTTAATGAAAGGAGTGGTCTCAACATTGTGTGTTCTACTCCCCATGGATGTTTTGCCAACAAGTTTTCGGAGTACATCCAGTGTGCATGGCTTTAGTGGACTTCAAGCTAATTGGAAAGCTAGGGTGTAGGCACATGGGACAATTAATAGGTGACAGAAGATAGGAAGCATGAGATGTTCAGTTATGTGGTACAGGACATAAGTACTGTGGTCGTTCAGaggaagagggtgggggaagatgaggagggagataaGCAGTATGGGGCATGTAGTCCTGTCCTGAAATGTTATAGTCTGATCCAGGAGGCAATAGAAGTACATGAAAGAGAGGTTACTGAAGTGCCAGATGGAGGCTAAGAGATTTTAGAAGTTCTAGGGGCCAGGACTCCCTATGGGCTGGGGTTATTAAGGATGGCAAACTCTGgtctttttcttgtgttttggACTCCTCCTTCCGTGGAGGAGACTTTGGGGTTAATTTGCCATTACCTGAAGGTCAGCTTGGTAAAAGAGTCTGACCTTGCAGTAGGCAGGTGAAGGCCAGAGTTCCTGTTTAATGACGAGGAGGAAATGTGGGTTGTGGGACATGGGGTATGGTGTGTGCTCCTCAGCTGGGCTCTCTGGAATTAGCGTGGAGGTGTTCTGAACATTCTACCTGCCTTCCTTCTAGCTACCACTACCTGTGACCCCGTGGTAGAAGAACACTTCCGTCGGAGCCTCGGCAAGAACTACAAGGAACCGGAGCCCGTGGCAAACTCTGTGTCCATCACGGGGTCAGTGGACGACCACTTTGCCACAGCACTGGGCGACACGTGGTTGCAGATCAAGGCTGCCAAGGATGGAGCTTCCAGCAGTCCTGAGTCAGCTTCCAGGAGGGGGCAGCCATCCAGCCCGAATTCCCACATGGTCAATCACAATCACTCCCCCTCCGTTGTCTCATGAAGAGAGGACCACCAACACCTCCTCTGTTGGAGAACAAGTGAATCTGCATGGTTTGCCTGAGCTTTGAACCGTCATGCTTAAATGGAAAatagtgtgggggtgggggtaggtgatggggtgggggtgggaaaaggTTAGTTTGCaacgtctttttttttttattcgcTTGGTATTTGTACAAGGGTGCCCTCGAACATGATAGCAGGAACTATGTGTGAAACATCTGTGTAATGTAGCATCCTTACTTCCTGCCTCAGTTACCAAAGAAACCTCTGATGCAGGTCTGCTGACCCTCTTAACAGAACCGAAATCTGCAATGCGCACGCGCGGCTCGCTAGCTGGCT contains the following coding sequences:
- the VGLL4 gene encoding transcription cofactor vestigial-like protein 4 isoform X1; the encoded protein is MLFMKMDLLNYQYLDKMNNNIGILCYEGEAALRGEPRMQALPVSPALTNHRTGPPPISPSKRKFSVEQGDDDLDCENDHVSKMSRIFNPHLSKNGDCRKEHRERSRSPIERAVAPTMSLHGNHVYASIPSITMEQPLALTKNSMDANRTVGISPTLTSVERQQNRPSVITCASASNRNCNLSHCPIAHSGCVSSTPANYRRPPSTTTTCDPVVEEHFRRSLGKNYKEPEPVANSVSITGSVDDHFATALGDTWLQIKAAKDGASSSPESASRRGQPSSPNSHMVNHNHSPSVVS
- the VGLL4 gene encoding transcription cofactor vestigial-like protein 4 isoform X2, with the translated sequence MIKVRSKNGDCRKEHRERSRSPIERAVAPTMSLHGNHVYASIPSITMEQPLALTKNSMDANRTVGISPTLTSVERQQNRPSVITCASASNRNCNLSHCPIAHSGCVSSTPANYRRPPSTTTTCDPVVEEHFRRSLGKNYKEPEPVANSVSITGSVDDHFATALGDTWLQIKAAKDGASSSPESASRRGQPSSPNSHMVNHNHSPSVVS